The sequence GAGCAAGACCCAGCTGGTCTCCGAGCTGCTGGTCCAGAGTAAGCTGCCTTTTACCCACCTCCACGCCGAGACCCCCAAGGAGCACAAACGGAAGGAGACGGATCCCAACTGGCTGAAGCCACGCGGGGTGGAGCAGCGGAATTTAGCCCTGCAGTGGTTGCGCGAGCATCGTAAGCTCCCCGATGCGGGCGTGGTGTATTTTGCGGATGATGACAACACTTACAGCCTTCGCCTCTTCGATGAGGTCAGTGGAGATCAGGCAGGAGAAACCCGGTAGCTGCTCTAAAAATGAATCGTtgctcttctttttttatattcatATCAGTATTTTTATGTATTAAAACCATATGCCGCTCATCTCGCTAACTAGACTAGCATCTTACGGGAGAGCCATACAGGCAATCCTTCACTTATGGCCACAGTTGAGTTGCTAAGCGAGTCAGTTATTCACCGAATttagcccaattttacaactgttATAGTTCTTACGGGCATTACTGCattggttgttaagcaaccagTTTGATTTTCCCCACTGATttagctctatctatctatccatccatccatccatccatccatccatccatccatccatccacccgcccacctatctcatctatctatctatctatctatctatctatctatctatctatctatctatctatctatctatctatctatctctatctctatcatctatttatcatttatcatctatcatttatctatatctatttatctatctatctctatcatctatcatttatcatctatcatttatttatcatctatctatctctatctccatctatctctatcatctatctatcatttatctatctatctatctctatctctaccatctctatcatttatcatttatcatctatcatttatctatcatctatctatctctatcatctatctatctatctctatcatctatctatcatctatctatttgtctTCTCTATCCTTCTCAtatatctctgtctatctgtctagctatctgtctgtctatatatctatatcttctCTATCattctcatctatctctctatcatcttctctatctatctatctatctatctatctatctatctatctatctttcctctCTAGCATTCTATATCTATCTTCTCTATcattctcatatctatctatctatctatctatctatctatctatctatctatctatctatctatctatctatcttctctatcattctcatagaatagaatttttttattggccaagtgtgattggacacacacagaatttgtctttggtgcataggctcacagtgtacataaacgaaaagatacgttcatcaagaatcacaaggtgcaacacttaatgatagtcatagggtacaaataaggaatcaggaaacaatatcaatataaatcgtaaggatacaagcaacaaggttataatcatacagtcataagtgaacagagatggatggtgggaacgatgagaagattaacagtactGCAGAGTActattagtaaatagtttgacagtgttcaggGAATATTTGTTTAGCGGAGCGATGGCGTTCATtctcatctatgtctgtctgtctaactgTCAATCTATCTTCCAttaaaacagtaaataaataagacaatccTTACTTAAatcattatataataattatttaaaaaaataaataagcaatcgtaccagcaacaaagttgcagtcgtgcagtcataagtggaaggagatgggtgatgggaacgatgagaacattaacagtagtgcagacttagtaaatagtttgacagtgttgtgggaattatttgtttagcggagtgatggtgTTCATTCTCACCTATATCTGTCTATATGTCTACCTTCCATTAAAACAGTAAATGAATAAGACaatctttaattaaaacattatatagtaattattttttaaaaagaagtaaaagCAAAGCTAAACCAGGAAAAGAGAATAAGAGATGCAGGGAAACTCtggttgaaggaaggaaggaaggaaggaaggaagggggcggAGGTCGCTGGGCGGAAGTTCTGCTGATTGTCTCCCCTTCTTTCCCGAAACAGATCCGTTCCACCCAGCGCGTCTCGGTCTGGCCCGTAGGCCTGGTGGGGGGCCTCCGTTTCGAGCGGCCCCTGGTGGAAAACGgcaaagtggtgggtttctacacgGCGTGGAAGCCCAACCGGCCTTTCCCCATCGACATGGCGGGCTTCGCCGTGGCCCTGTCGCTTCTGCTGGCCAATCCAGAGGCTCGCTTCGACTTGCTGGCCGAGCGCGGCTACTTGGAGAGCAGCCTCTTGCAGTCGCTGGTCTCGATGGAAGAGCTGGAGCCGAAGGCAGACAACTGCACCAAGGTTAGGATGAGAGGGCGGCCTTCTTCCCAGGCCTTCTGTCGAGCAGAGTCCATGGGGGGAAGccccgattcgcttaacgactctgCAATTCTCCAGACGGCTGCAGGGCCTCGCTGTAGAACTGTGgccggaaaggtcataaaatcaggtgtgacttgCCAAACCGCCTGCGGGAGAAGGAGATTTGTAGCGCAGGGTTATGGCTCTCTGAGCTGGATGGATGGCTGGCTtacagacgtttcgtgacctagCTAGGTTACCTTATCAGGGCTAGGAAGGAGTGCAGTTTGTggcatggaggagaaggaggagaggagagggaggaggggaggtaaagaggaaggaaaaggggaggtgGAGGACAACTGTGGAGGccttgatgctccctgagccttccttggagacatttcatgacccagctaggtaatcgcatcagtgctagaagagagagagagagggatttgCTCAATGTTTAtattctagtacaggggtctctgatcttgtcaactttaagcctggaggacttcaactcccagaaccccccagtcagcaaagctggctgggaaattctggtagttgaagtccgccagtcttaaagttgccaaggttggagacccctgttctagctcaaagagcaccaagcgcTGCCTTGCATATCAACGGACgttctgcccccccccgcccactcCCCCCCAGtcgtggttataagttgaggacttaaccTATACAGATGGATCATCAGGCAGCGAGGAAGCCCAAACCCTACTCTTGTGTTTCAGGTCCTTGTCTGGCACACTCGAACGGAGAAGCCGAAGATGAAACAGGAGGAGCTTTTACAGAAGCAGGGCCTGGGTTCCGATCTCAGCATCGAGGTGTGAGAGACCAGCTCCTGTCCAGGTACCGCAACGGTGAGCAGGGGCATCTCTGCTGGGCCAGAGAGCCTACCCCAGCGGAATGTATAGAGAAAACacgttattttaatttatgaaggATGAACCCTGTCC comes from Ahaetulla prasina isolate Xishuangbanna chromosome 17, ASM2864084v1, whole genome shotgun sequence and encodes:
- the B3GAT3 gene encoding galactosylgalactosylxylosylprotein 3-beta-glucuronosyltransferase 3 isoform X1, yielding MDRWTGCAMKVKLKNVFVIYFLVSVIGLMYALMQLGQPCDCSQHLKAASDLIHAKEKRLSQLQREVKRLQGLEKVPEPVEETPVIYVVTPTYARLVQKAELVRLSQTLMHVRNLHWIVVEDSPSKTQLVSELLVQSKLPFTHLHAETPKEHKRKETDPNWLKPRGVEQRNLALQWLREHRKLPDAGVVYFADDDNTYSLRLFDEIRSTQRVSVWPVGLVGGLRFERPLVENGKVVGFYTAWKPNRPFPIDMAGFAVALSLLLANPEARFDLLAERGYLESSLLQSLVSMEELEPKADNCTKVLVWHTRTEKPKMKQEELLQKQGLGSDLSIEV
- the B3GAT3 gene encoding galactosylgalactosylxylosylprotein 3-beta-glucuronosyltransferase 3 isoform X2, whose protein sequence is MKVKLKNVFVIYFLVSVIGLMYALMQLGQPCDCSQHLKAASDLIHAKEKRLSQLQREVKRLQGLEKVPEPVEETPVIYVVTPTYARLVQKAELVRLSQTLMHVRNLHWIVVEDSPSKTQLVSELLVQSKLPFTHLHAETPKEHKRKETDPNWLKPRGVEQRNLALQWLREHRKLPDAGVVYFADDDNTYSLRLFDEIRSTQRVSVWPVGLVGGLRFERPLVENGKVVGFYTAWKPNRPFPIDMAGFAVALSLLLANPEARFDLLAERGYLESSLLQSLVSMEELEPKADNCTKVLVWHTRTEKPKMKQEELLQKQGLGSDLSIEV